The genomic interval TAAATCTATATTTGGAGTGCAATAAATTCACCATCATTTACTGGCTATAATTGACGGTTTGGAAAGAAAATATCCCTGAAAGTAGGAGAAGCCTAAGTGTAGGGCTTCCTGAAATTCTTCGTGTTTTTCTATTTTTTCGGCGAGGAACTTCAGCCGATAATTCCGTAATCGTTGTAAAAGCTGCCGACGATCTTTGGGTGAAGTTGTGCGAAAATCTATTTTAATGATATCGGCTAATTCTACTAATGAGAGGCGTTCTGGAGTAAATACAAAATCATCTAATACTAATAAATACCCATTTTGTTTTAGTTTCTGGCAAACGTTGATGATTTCTTCATCGGCCAGTACATCTTCTAAGATTTCTACACCGAGAATTTCTTTGGGTAGCATAACAGGAAGATTGTTTTTTAGGCAGTTTGTTGTGAAATTAATAAATGCTCTTTTTCCGTTGGTCAAGGTGTCTATACCGATGCGTAAAAAACTATTTCGGATTACATCAAGTGTTGCTTGGTCGCCGTTGATGCCGTCATAATGATTAACAAAACTACTGCGATAGAGTAACTCGTAGCCAAAAATATCTAAATTTACATCAAAAATTGGTTGGCGAGCTACTTGTACACCTAAATCTTTTAGCATAATCATTTCCTTTCATAAGCAGGCTGCGAATTTTAGATTGCAATTTGTATTTTATGGTTTTGTTTCTTCAGCAAGCAAAGATTTGGGAGGATTCTTGACCGGGTCATTGGTTAACAGATCGGGCAAGGATACGTCTAAGGCTGTTGCGAGTTGTTGAAAATAGATGATCCCGGGATTTTTTCGTTTGCCGGATTCGATTTCGCTGATTGCAGATTGTGGAACTTTCGATATAATTGCTAATTGGTTTTGGGATAACCCTTTACTTTTACGTAATTGCAATAATTGCTTACCAATATTGATCATATAGCCACCTCTAATACGAATTATAATAACATTTTATTCCTTTTAGTATTAATGTCAATACCAATTCGTATAATAAGTTATAAAAATATTTATGCTACACTCTAGCTATACGAATTCATATAAGTAAAGGGGTTATCATTGTGAAAATAGGACAGAGAATAAAAGAAATTCGAGAATCGCAAAATGTAAGCATGAATCGTCTGGCAAAACTATGTGAAGTTTCACAAGCAAACCTAAGCCGTATTGAAAGTGGGTATCAGCAGCCTGCTTTTGATACAATGGAGCGTATTATTTCCGCTTTGGGTTTTACTTTAGGTGAATTTTTTTCACTGCATAACTCTGAGGTTGATTCGGAGCTAAACAGTTTATTTGATATTGTAAGAAGTTTGAGACCAGAACAGAGACGGGCGTTAAAAGAGTTTTTAAGACAAATGAAAAAATCTTAATGTACCAATGCACGCGCCG from Massilibacillus massiliensis carries:
- a CDS encoding EAL and HDOD domain-containing protein; amino-acid sequence: MLKDLGVQVARQPIFDVNLDIFGYELLYRSSFVNHYDGINGDQATLDVIRNSFLRIGIDTLTNGKRAFINFTTNCLKNNLPVMLPKEILGVEILEDVLADEEIINVCQKLKQNGYLLVLDDFVFTPERLSLVELADIIKIDFRTTSPKDRRQLLQRLRNYRLKFLAEKIEKHEEFQEALHLGFSYFQGYFLSKPSIIASK
- a CDS encoding helix-turn-helix domain-containing protein — protein: MINIGKQLLQLRKSKGLSQNQLAIISKVPQSAISEIESGKRKNPGIIYFQQLATALDVSLPDLLTNDPVKNPPKSLLAEETKP
- a CDS encoding helix-turn-helix domain-containing protein — protein: MKIGQRIKEIRESQNVSMNRLAKLCEVSQANLSRIESGYQQPAFDTMERIISALGFTLGEFFSLHNSEVDSELNSLFDIVRSLRPEQRRALKEFLRQMKKS